TTGGGATTGGATCGCGCCCAAGGGGGACGCTTGGCCATCAATCACCTGGGGATCTAAAATATCAACGTTGAATTGGGCTGCCTGCAAATCCACGTTGAATTGGGCTGCCTGCAAATCCACCCCACTCAGATAGGCCAGATTTTTGAGGATGGTGTTCCGAATACTTTGTCCAATGGCGCGGGGAAGAGGACGATTGGTTTTAATAAAAAACTTACACTGAGGACGATGTTGATGCTGTCGTTTGGCAAAATGGCCTCGCAACACATCATCCATCCGGGTCAAAAAGACGCCCCCAGAAATATCGTAGGGAATCGTCGAGCAGACATCTTCTAAAATCGATTGGAGTAACGCTTCATCATCATGGGCAAGTTTACCTTGCAGGGAAATATCGTACAGAATTTGGGATGAAACCGTGGTCTCCAACTTCTGGCTTTCTAAATCAGCCTGCAGGGTTTGGAGGGCCAACAGTTGCTGACTTAAAAAGGAGTCGGCCTGAGGGAGTGGAGGGTCAAGGATCGTCTCGGCAGCGAGGATCTCTTGCTCCATGGCTGTTGCTGGCGAACCATCTTGGTCCAGGAGGGTGCCGATGCCATAGGTTAATTGTTGTTCGTCTTGCCACACCTGCCACGCCACACCACGAGACCCACCGTCTTTATGCAAATGGCAATTCTGAAACTGAACGGTTTGCCCTGCCTTGACCGTTTGATAGGCAGCGATGGTGGCTGGTTGAGTCTGAGGATCTACGGAATTCAGAAAGGAGTCAGCCATTAGCTCTGACAGAGACCATCCCAAGGACTGGGTCCAAGCCTGATTCAATTGCACAAACGAAAAGTCGGGACAGATAATGCAACATAAATGAGGAGACAGCTCAAAAAAGGCTTGGAAAGCATTAGCTGCCATTGCCTGATCGTTGCGTATCGTGTGGGCTTGAGAAACGGACATCTTAGCGCTGACTGATACCCTAAGCTCTTCACACTAAGAACCAACAAGTGACATGGGAAGGCAAAAAAATGGATTCAGAACTCTGACTTGTTTGCGTCTTAATGCGCTGTGAGCTGATTGTAACAAGTTGGGAGTTGTTCGCAATTCAGACTGTTCACTGTATCGTTTTATTCACCCTGGAATTCTGTGCTACCGCTTTCCCTGCCAGGTCCACACCACCTCCCCCTCAGTTGTAAGATATGTTTCACTTTGCCCCTTCGAGATGTGGTGGGTAGGCGGGATTCAAGGAGGAATGGGATAGAACAATCGCAAGCTTATTGACTACCCTGGTAAAGGAGATATTTCCAGACGAACAGTATGGACGACAAACAACCTATTCAAGTGATTGGGGGAGGACTCGCAGGAACGGAGGCAGCTTGGCAAATTGCCCAGGCGGGATGGCCCGTGATTTTGCATGAAATGCGCTCGGTGGACGAAGAACGGCTGACGCCCGCTCACCATACCGATCATCTAGCTGAGTTGGTCTGCAGTAATTCTTTTGGTGCACAAGCTAGCGATCGCGCTGCCGGATTGCTCCATGCGGAACTGCGCCAGCTCGGCTCCATCATTATTCGCAAAGCCGATGAGCATCAAGTTCCTGCCGGAGGAGCCTTAGCCGTCGATCGAGGCGTTTTTAGCCGCAATTTGACAGAAACTTTGGCTGAGCATCCTAATGTCGAATTGCGCCGAGGTGAAGTGCCTACTTTGCCCCCAGATGGCATTGTCGTATTGACCTCTGGGCCGTTGACCAGTGCCGCTTTAACGGAGAGCCTACACCAATTTACTGGACAAGATTATCTCAGCTTTTTTGATGCTGCCAGTCCGATCATCGTCGGTGAATCCATTAACCGAGACGTAGCATTTCTGGCCTCACGCTATGACCGGGGCGAAGCAGCCTATCTAAACTGCCCCATGAATCGGGAGCAATATTTAGCCTTTTGGCAAGCCCTCTGCGCAGCGGAACAGGCTGAACTCAAAGACTTTGAAAAAGAAACCGCTAAATTCTTCGAGGGTTGCTTACCCATTGAAGAAATGGCCCGCCGGGGCGAAGACACAATGCGCTACGGCCCCCTCAAGCCTGTAGGTCTATTCGATGCCCGCTACGGCGACTTTAAAGCACCGGAAAACCAGAAATATCGTCCCTATGCCGTGGCTCAACTGCGCCAGGAAGATAAGGCAGGCAAGCTCTGGAATCTAGTCGGTTTCCAGACTAATCTACGCTGGGGTGAACAAAAGCGGGTGTTCCAAATGATTCCAGGGTTGGAGTCAGCAGAATTTGTGCGCATGGGGGTGATGCATCGCAATACGTTTATCAATGCGCCGGAATTGCTTTATCCCACCTTGCAGTTTAAGCAGCGGCCTACGTTACTGGCAGCAGGACAGTTGATCGGTACGGAAGGCTATACAGCGGCGACGGCAGGAGGGTGGCTAGCAGGAACGAACGCAGTGCGATTGGCTCAAGGGCTGGAGCCTGTGGTCCTACCGACAACAACTATGAGTGGTTCGCTGTTTGAATTTATCAGTTCGGCAACACCAAAGCATTTTCAGCCCATGCCACCCAACTTTGGCATTATTCCTGATCTGCCGCAGCGAGTTCGGAATAAGCGCGAGCGTTATGGAGTCTATCGCGATCGCGCCTTAGCCGATCTAACCGCCTGGATTGCGGAACCTTCCCTCTTTCGGCAAACAGTTACTGCTAACTCGGCCAGTATGTAATTCAGCCAGGTGCTAAATCAAAAGTTATGGCGCGCAGCTCCCGCGTTTAGCTAAAACTTTACTTTCTTGAGCGAAAGACGTTTATGAACTTCTGAACAACTGCTTTAGGTAGGACTCGCTCATATTGCTCCAGGGTATGCATATTCCCCCCCGGATCATGTACTGGCATCTCACACACCCCTTGGTCTGATTCAGCAATAATAGTTTCAACATTCTTAAATCTTGGATAGTCTGAACCTAGGGAAATCCAATGGTAACGAACACCCTGATGTTCTACCTGAGCTTCGATTTCTCTAACTCGATAACCAATGTCAGCCAACTCACCCTGCAAAAATTTATTCAGACATGTATCTACATCCGCCCTCACTGGAAGCACTACCAATGAAACGGTCAGAAATGAAATAGTCGATAAGCACATTTGTATTTTCATGGCTACTTTTCCATAACAAGTCAATATACTTACGAGGATTAAGGCCAATAGCGATGGGTAAGTTGTAGTCAACCACTAGATGTGACTGCCCAGACTAAAGCACTGGTCTAATAGAATTTACAGCATTAATATACTTCTGAGTGCATCCAGTACAGGGATATTTGATTGTGCGTCAACGAAGAAATTTTTGCCAATTGTTCCTTCTAAATATTCTCTCAAAAAAGGCATAGCAGCCTCACTTGATAGAAGCAGGCAGAAATGAGGGAATCTTATCATTAGCGATCTGTTTGTTCAGCATCCCTAGCACTGCATCACCCTATACCAACTTACAAAGGAAACAAAATGAGCCTTTATGACATCCGCCAAAATCAGCGCATTTCAAAGGCTCAGACCGAGAACAAACGCACCGCTCGCACTGTTCAAGAAAGCCAAGAATCGATTGAAGAACTGCGTCAATCCGTTCAAAAACTGTCTTTAGCTTGTCAAGCCATGTGGCAGTTATTACAGACCACTTCAGGACTGTCAGAGAAGGACCTGCTAGAAGCATTGCAAAACATAGAAGAAAAGAATGCCGCTCAGAACTGTGCCAAATGTGGACGGGTTCAGCAAAGCAAAAAGCCCAATTGTCTCTACTGCGGCACTCCATTTCCTGAAGAAGCCACTACCATGAGCTGTTTTCAAGTTTGAGTGAGCCGTTCTGAGAGCAAAATATGGTCAGCCTGATAGCACCGACTATGGCCCATCCACCTCGTAGGACTTGAGTAATTGCTTCACGGTCTGATCAAAATAGGTCAGGTCCTTTAAACAGACCGCCATCATCATGGCACCCTGCAGTCCTGCCACCAACGTAGCTGCCTGACTCTGGCGCTCCGCAAGGGGTACCTCAGCAGACATCGCTTCAGCAACCCAATCAACATTCGCCTGCAGAAACTGCTGCACCGCTTTAACCACCGGTTCAGGCAATCCCCCGCTTTCAACCCCCAACATGCCACACAGACAAAGCGTGTCGTTAGCCATTAGAGAAGCCCGATAGAGACCACAAAACGCCTGCAATTTTTGGCCAACAGAACCATTAGGGATAGCTGCCAGTCCCCTTTCAAACTGCTCCGAATAGCGACGGACCAGGGCAACGCCTAAATCTTCTTTCTGCGGGAAATAGTAATGCACACTTGAACTCTTGATGCCCAGCGCATCCGCTAGTTCTCGGAAGCTGACGGCGTGATAACCATAGGCACGAATCCGTTGCTCAGCAGCATCTAACAGAAGATTGAGGGTATCAGCCATCGCCTTATCACATCCTATTGGCCCAATATAACCTGCAGACCCAAAAGTCTTGACAAACATAATTCGGATAAGCCATTATCTATCTATCGATAGATAGATGAGTTTTCGCCCCTATGAAAGTGTATGAATTCAAAGGTTTTCCAAATCCCGCTCGGGTTCGCATCGCCTTGGCAGAGAAGGGATTGACCGAGACCGTAGAGTTTGTCTCTGTTGACGTGCCCAATGGAGAACACAAACAGTCTGAATTTCTGGCTAAAAATCCCTCTGGAACCGTTCCTGTCCTTGAGTTAGACGACGGCACTACCATTGCTGAGTGCACAGCCATTACAGAATATCTGGACCACACCTCGGGTGAAACCACGCTAACCGGTCGGACTCCCAAAGAACGGGCTGTGATTCATATGATGCAGCGCCGGGCTGAAGCAGGTTTGCTGGATGCGGTTGGCCTATATTTTCATCATGCAACCCCTGGCTTAGGGCCAGATGTCGAGGCTTATCAGTGTTCAGAATGGGGAGAACATCAACGCCAAAAGGCCATTGCAGG
The genomic region above belongs to Acaryochloris sp. CCMEE 5410 and contains:
- the trmFO gene encoding FADH(2)-oxidizing methylenetetrahydrofolate--tRNA-(uracil(54)-C(5))-methyltransferase TrmFO is translated as MDDKQPIQVIGGGLAGTEAAWQIAQAGWPVILHEMRSVDEERLTPAHHTDHLAELVCSNSFGAQASDRAAGLLHAELRQLGSIIIRKADEHQVPAGGALAVDRGVFSRNLTETLAEHPNVELRRGEVPTLPPDGIVVLTSGPLTSAALTESLHQFTGQDYLSFFDAASPIIVGESINRDVAFLASRYDRGEAAYLNCPMNREQYLAFWQALCAAEQAELKDFEKETAKFFEGCLPIEEMARRGEDTMRYGPLKPVGLFDARYGDFKAPENQKYRPYAVAQLRQEDKAGKLWNLVGFQTNLRWGEQKRVFQMIPGLESAEFVRMGVMHRNTFINAPELLYPTLQFKQRPTLLAAGQLIGTEGYTAATAGGWLAGTNAVRLAQGLEPVVLPTTTMSGSLFEFISSATPKHFQPMPPNFGIIPDLPQRVRNKRERYGVYRDRALADLTAWIAEPSLFRQTVTANSASM
- a CDS encoding TetR/AcrR family transcriptional regulator; the protein is MADTLNLLLDAAEQRIRAYGYHAVSFRELADALGIKSSSVHYYFPQKEDLGVALVRRYSEQFERGLAAIPNGSVGQKLQAFCGLYRASLMANDTLCLCGMLGVESGGLPEPVVKAVQQFLQANVDWVAEAMSAEVPLAERQSQAATLVAGLQGAMMMAVCLKDLTYFDQTVKQLLKSYEVDGP
- a CDS encoding glutathione S-transferase family protein produces the protein MKVYEFKGFPNPARVRIALAEKGLTETVEFVSVDVPNGEHKQSEFLAKNPSGTVPVLELDDGTTIAECTAITEYLDHTSGETTLTGRTPKERAVIHMMQRRAEAGLLDAVGLYFHHATPGLGPDVEAYQCSEWGEHQRQKAIAGMHYLNDVLAENTYLAGEQFSMADITAFAGLVFADFAKIEIPAECGHLKAWRERVSQRPSIAG